In Aspergillus flavus chromosome 3, complete sequence, one genomic interval encodes:
- the aflM gene encoding dehydrogenase with different specificitie (aflM/ ver-1/ dehydrogenase/ ketoreductase), which yields MSDNHRLDGKVALVTGAGRGIGAAIAVALGERGAKVVVNYAHSREAAEKVVEQIKANGTDAIAIQADVGDPEATAKLMAETVRHFGYLDIVSSNAGIVSFGHLKDVTPEEFDRVFRVNTRGQFFVAREAYRHMREGGRIILTSSNTACVKGVPKHAVYSGSKGAIDTFVRCMAIDCGDKKITVNAVAPGAIKTDMFLAVSREYIPNGETFTDEQVDECAAWLSPLNRVGLPVDVARVVSFLASDAAEWVSGKIIGVDGGAFR from the exons ATGTCCGACAACCACCGTTTAGATGGCAAAGTGGCCTTAGTCACCGGCGCCGGCCGCGGCATCGGTGCTGCCATCGCCGTCGCGCTTGGTGAGCGCGGAGCCAAAGTCGTGGTGAACTACGCCCATTCCCGTGAGGCCGCGGAGAAAGTGGTTGAACAGATCAAGGCCAATGGTACCGACGCTATCGCAATCCAGGCCGATGTCGGGGATCCTGAGGCAACTGCGAAGTTAATGGCGGAGACGGTGCGCCATTTTGGCTACCTGGACATCGTGTCATCGAACGCTGGAATTGTATCGTTCGGTCACCTGAAAGACGTGACCCCAGAA GAATTTGACCGGGTCTTCCGGGTCAACACCCGTGGCCAGTTCTTCGTGGCGCGGGAGGCCTATCGCCATATGCGGGAAGGAGGTCGAATTATCCTGACCAGCTCTAACACTGCTTGCGTGAAGGGGGTCCCCAAGCATGCTGTATACTCCGGGTCCAAGGGGGCTATTGACACCTTTGTTCGCTGCATGGCAATCGACTGCGGAGACAAGAAGATCACCGTGAATGCCGTGGCTCCTGGAGCCATTAAGACTGATATGTTTTTGGCTGTGTCGCGGGAGTATATCCCCAATGGTGAGACTTTCACCGATGAGCAGGTAGACGAG TGCGCCGCTTGGCTCTCGCCTTTGAACCGGGTGGGCCTCCCTGTGGACGTCGCCCGGGTAGTGAGCTTCCTGGCATCTGATGCAGCCGAATGGGTAAGTGGAAAGATCATTGGGGTGGATGGCGGCGCTTTTCGATGA
- the aflNa gene encoding aflNa (domain of unknown function-domain containing protein): protein MPLSENTALRLAGNAFGTIILGFGINALIRPDHALTFFEWTPPTVTADRQLVNSLMYVYGVRDIYMGLSVYVASIFGTPKSLGWTLLAFSAVAFADGAICWSWGHGEWGHWSYAPIVALIGTALSGLLD from the coding sequence ATGCCCCTCTCCGAAAACACAGCCCTGCGTCTGGCGGGCAACGCCTTCGGCACCATCATCCTCGGTTTCGGCATCAACGCCCTCATACGGCCCGACCACGCCCTTACCTTCTTCGAATGGACGCCACCAACCGTAACCGCGGACAGACAGCTCGTGAACAGTCTGATGTACGTCTACGGAGTCCGGGACATTTACATGGGGCTGTCGGTCTACGTGGCCTCGATATTCGGCACCCCGAAGTCACTCGGATGGACGTTGTTGGCGTTTAGTGCGGTTGCGTTTGCCGACGGTGCGATTTGCTGGTCGTGGGGACACGGGGAATGGGGACATTGGAGTTATGCGCCCATCGTGGCGTTGATCGGTACTGCTCTGTCGGGACTGTTGGATTGA
- the aflS gene encoding aflS/ pathway regulator — translation MTLTDLETCAEEIATAARTLARDGHSGGYSAGLPDHLRPVQRTLIANASQVLALASQPADLVRQLALYNQLLACLRWLGEFQVLACIPLDESVPFEDVADIAGVPECRLRRLVRPLFTIGFLCEPSPGHVAHSVMSKQFVTQPALLDAILFMSETLAPSASAMGTQTRRFGASEQAEDSAWNMAVGSDSPFAECLQQRPKVKRQLGAYLSYVSSSIDAGVEDTLTRMNWQNLGMATVVHVGAQSPSLVVALAPQFPSLRFLVQTEAKAESGGHQPCLDNHGISALKLASIPLHLRARITWGTRLSTATQPVLDAAVYLISIPFPSPQSPAMEITMRVAQALKAHVEVLRNNSDARLILTLPMSSATRSMDAAARAAVSLSDLSLLQLTNGGSLNMGEIRDLLRSRSDGLVVMREVRSPTNAVIAFEIQYRVDNDDNRY, via the exons ATGACCTTGACTGACCTAGAAACCTGCGCCGAGGAAATTGCAACCGCCGCCAGAACCCTGGCGAGAGACGGGCACTCTGGCGGGTATTCAGCTGGGCTCCCTGACCATCTCCGACCCGTTCAGCGAACGCTGATTGCCAATGCCTCGCAAGTATTAGCCCTCGCCAGCCAGCCCGCCGACTTGGTCCGACAGTTGGCTCTCTAT AACCAGCTTTTGGCATGCTTGCGGTGGCTGGGGGAGTTCCAGGTGCTGGCGTGTATCCCTCTGGATGAATCCGTACCCTTTGAGGACGTGGCAGACATTGCAGGAGTCCCTGAGTGTCGGCTACGTCGGCTGGTGCGACCGTTATTTACAATAGGCTTTCTTTGTGAGCCGTCACCGGGGCATGTGGCCCACAGTGTGATGTCGAAACAGTTCGTGACCCAACCAGCCCTGCTGGACGCCATTCTTTTCATGTCGGAGACTCTGGCTCCGTCAGCATCAGCTATGGGGACCCAAACGCGCAGGTTTGGGGCCTCAGAGCAGGCCGAAGATTCCGCTTGGAATATGGCTGTAGGAAGTGACTCTCCTTTTGCCGAATGTCTTCAACAACGACCCAAGGTTAAGCGGCAGCTGGGTGCCTACCTCTCCTACGTGTCAAGTTCAATTGATGCCGGCGTGGAGGATACGCTCACTCGGATGAACTGGCAAAACTTGGGAATGGCAACGGTCGTGCAT GTGGGCGCCCAGTCACCCTCACTGGTTGTTGCCCTCGCTCCGCAATTTCCATCACTCCGTTTCCTCGTGCAGACAGAAGCTAAGGCCGAGTCTGGGGGTCATCAACCATGTCTCGATAATCATGGCATATCTGCCTTGAAACTAGCGAGCATACCCCTGCATCTACGCGCACGCATCACTTGGGGTACCCGTCTATCAACAGCAACACAACCTGTCCTCGATGCGGCAGTGTATctcatctccatcccatTCCCATCCCCACAGTCGCCGGCGATGGAAATCACCATGCGAGTCGCTCAGGCGCTCAAGGCTCATGTGGAGGTGTTGCGGAACAATTCAGACGCGCGGCTCATTTTGACGCTGCCGATGTCGTCGGCCACAAGGTCGATGGACGCCGCGGCGCGAGCGGCGGTCAGTCTGAGCGATCTCTCCTTACTGCAGCTAACCAATGGTGGCTCCCTCAACATGGGCGAGATACGAGATTTGCTGCGCAGTCGCTCCGACGGGCTCGTGGTGATGCGGGAAGTTCGCTCTCCCACTAACGCCGTTATTGCATTTGAGATTCAGTACCGTGTGGATAACGATGACAACCGATATTAA
- the aflH gene encoding aflH/ adhA/ short chain alcohol dehydrogenase, whose protein sequence is MEVLDTTVDLGTLRGKSALITGGASGIGLATARAWAAAGMYVTIADIQPLETGQNILADLAGGHVHYVCCDVTSWESQIKAFKEAIQFTPSKALDIVAAFAGVSFAGGNQVDHVLAAGDPRLDVNPSPPDIRNIQVNLIGVYYTSWLGLYYLRLSPTNKAANPSPDKSLILMGSIGSYMDSPKASTYPASKFGVRGLFRSTRARTRELGVRCNLLAPWFIDTPLIAPMKKAMAARGIDMAQRLTFASVDACVEAATTCAANPQLHGRALAIQPEGIFDLKDDLEYGWGGDRLRPIMQRRREAGFDA, encoded by the exons ATGGAAGTTCTGGATACAACCGTTGACCTGGGGACTCTACGGGGGAAAAGTGCCCTCATCACTGGTGGTGCATCAGGCATCGGGTTGGCCACGGCGCGAGCATGGGCAGCAGCCGGTATGTATGTTACTATTGCTGACATTCAACCTCTAGAGACGGGGCAGAACATCCTCGCCGACCTAGCAGGCGGACACGTCCACTACGTCTGCTGCGATGTGACCTCGTGGGAGAGCCAAATCAAAGCCTTCAAAGAAGCAATTCAATTCACCCCTTCGAAGGCCCTTGACATTGTGGCGGCCTTTGCAGGTGTCTCCTTTGCAGGCGGAAACCAGGTTGACCACGTCTTGGCCGCTGGTGATCCTCGTCTGGACGTGAATCCATCCCCCCCGGATATTCGCAACATCCAGGTAAACTTGATCGGCGTCTACTACACCTCGTGGCTGGGCCTGTATTACCTGCGCCTTTCCCCGACAAACAAGGCCGCCAATCCGTCCCCTGACAAGTCACTGATCCTCATGGGCTCCATCGGGTCGTACATGGACAGCCCCAAGGCCTCAACCTATCCCGCCAGCAAGTTTGGCGTCCGGGGGTTATTTCGCAGCACTCGGGCTCGCACGCGGGAGCTGGGAGTACGCTGTAACCTTCTTGCTCCTTGGTTCATCGACACCCCACTGATTGCGCCTATGAAGAAGGCTATGGCTGCTCGAGGAATCGACATGGCGCAGCGGTTGACGTTTGCGAGCGTCGACGCCTGCGTGGAGGCGGCCACCACTTGCGCTGCTAATCCCCAGCTCCACG GTCGGGCACTCGCTATCCAGCCCGAGGGAATCTTTGACCTTAAGGATGACCTCGAGTATGGTTGGGGAGGCGATCGACTACGGCCAATTATGCAGCGCCGACGGGAAGCGGGTTTTGATGCTTGA
- a CDS encoding stress responsive A/B barrel domain protein: MPVYHIALFKLNADADPIKVEKWKQQAHSMVGQVPGLLDLRADSPTEFTAPLAKGFDMAVVVLLDYLESLATFFTHPSHHQVNILYQEVCDHESTIAYDIEF, from the exons ATGCCTGTTTATCATATCG CCCTGTTTAAGCTCAACGCCGATGCCGATCCTATTAAGGTAGAGAAATGGAAGCAACAAGCCCATTCGATGGTTGGCCAAGTCCCCG GACTCCTCGACTTACGGGCCGATTCACCGACGGAGTTCACGGCTCCCTTGGCCAAGGGGTTCGACATGGCGGTCGTTGTACTGCTAGACTATCTGGAGAGTTTAGCGACCTTCTTTACACATCCAAGTCACCATCA GGTGAATATTCTCTATCAAGAAGTGTGCGATCATGAAAGTACGATTGCATATGATATTGAGTTTTAG
- the aflMa gene encoding EthD domain-containing protein: MSTDGFTIAVFVTRKPDLSPDAFQDYWENHHIPLLRRLGGSRFPRSHIRHYLKRDSQVPDFPAAVLVGEPSDFTYDGFAIINFESEAAFQEFAPVMSTPEVSEDEDRFTDRSKMRAVVLGGVRKTTQ; this comes from the coding sequence ATGTCGACCGACGGCTTCACCATTGCTGTTTTTGTGACTCGCAAGCCAGACCTTTCCCCCGACGCCTTCCAGGATTACTGGGAGAACCACCATATACCATTACTTCGACGCCTTGGCGGATCTCGATTTCCACGCAGTCATATCCGACACTATTTGAAACGTGATAGTCAAGTTCCCGACTTTCCCGCTGCTGTGCTCGTGGGGGAACCCTCCGATTTTACCTATGACGGATTTGCTATTATCAACTTTGAGAGCGAAGCCGCATTTCAAGAATTTGCCCCTGTTATGTCAACTCCCGAGGTGTCGGAGGACGAGGATAGATTCACAGATCGATCCAAAATGAGAGCGGTGGTGCTTGGTGGCGTGAGAAAAACAACACAATGA
- the aflE gene encoding NADP-dependent oxidoreductase domain-containing protein, with translation MVLPTAPEPPTLLGYHRILSSSAGVRVSPLCLGTMSFGNGWKGVMGECDQATSFNMLDTFYESGGNFIDVANFYQGGDSERWVGEWMAQRQNRDEIVLSTKYTMGYTMFGPQKIKSNYQGNHTKSLRLSVKASLQKLQTDYIDLLYVHMWDFTTSVEEVMRSLNHLVANGKVLYLGVSDTPAWLVVKCNAFARANGLTPFSVYQGHWSCAFRDFERDILPMCESEGMGLAPWGVLGRGQFRSAEDFSREGRKMGPQDEKHRRLGEKLDQMAQQKNTKATSIAQAYVMHKAPYVFPVIGGRKVEHLKENIEALGLVLSEEEIREIDDAEPFDVGFPMNFLFETPTQSYRTNMTSKDIWQLSCNTRLETVPKQQPIEPFQGAKYFGSASK, from the exons ATGGTTCTCCCTACTGCCCCAGAGCCTCCCACCCTGCTAGGATATCATCGGATCCTATCATCTAGCGCCGGTGTTCGTGTGTCGCCCTTATGCCTGGGAACGATGAGCTTCGGCAATGGCTGGAAAGGGGTAATGGGTGAGTGTGACCAGGCAACCAGCTTCAACATGCTAGACACTTTCTACGAGAGCGGCGGGAACTTTATCGACGTGGCCAACTTCTATCAGGGAGGCGATAGCGAAAGATGGGTGGGTGAATGGATGGCACAACGGCAGAATCGTGATGAGATCGTATTATCCACCAAGTACACGATGGGATACACGATGTTCGGCCCGCAAAAGATCAAGTCGAACTATCAGGGTAACCATACCAAGAGTCTGCGTCTCTCAGTCAAGGCCAGTTTGCAGAAGCTGCAGACTGATTATATCGACCTCTTGTACGTGCACATGTGGGACTTTACCACGAGTGTGGAGGAAGTGATGCGAAGTCTCAACCACCTGGTGGCCAATGGCAAGGTTCTGTATCTGGGGGTCAGCGATACCCCAGCCTGGCTTGTGGTCAAGTGCAATGCGT TTGCTCGAGCTAACGGACTTACCCCGTTCAGCGTCTACCAAGGACACTGGTCGTGCGCGTTCCGCGACTTTGAGCGGGATATCCTGCCCATGTGTGAGTCTGAGGGCATGGGTCTCGCGCCATGGGGTGTACTGGGCCGCGGTCAGTTCCGTAGCGCCGAGGACTTTTCTCGTGAGGGTCGCAAGATGGGTCCTCAGGATGAGAAGCACCGACGACTTGGAGAGAAGCTCGATCAGATGGCGCAACAGAAGAACACCAAGGCTACTAGTATTGCTCAAGCCTACGTCATGCACAAGGCCCCCTATGTATTCCCAGTCATTGGGGGTCGCAAGGTGGAGCACCTCAAGGAGAACATTGAGGCTCTCGGCTTGGTACTGAGCGAGGAGGAAATCCGTGAAATCGATGATGCCGAACCATTTGACGTCGGATTCCCCATGAATTTCTTATTTGAAACGCCGACACAAAGCTACCGTACTAACATGACGAGCAAGGATATATGGCAGCTGTCCTGCAACACTCGGCTAGAAACAGTGCCCAAGCAACAG CCGATCGAACCCTTCCAAGGTGCGAAGTACTTTGGTTCTGCCTCAAAATGA
- the aflR gene encoding aflatoxin regulatory protein-domain-containing protein — protein MVDHISPRASPGPIRSSQTRRARKLRDSCTSCASSKVRCTKEKPACARCIERGLACQYMVSKRMGRNPRAPSPLDSTRRPSESLPSARSEQGLPAHNTYSTPHAHTQAHTHAHSHPQPHPQSHPQSNQPPHALPTPNGSSSVSAIFSHQSPPPPVETQGLGGDLAGQEQSTLSSLTVDSEFGGSLQSMEHGNHVDFLAESTGSLFDAFLEVGTPMIDPFLESAPLPPFQARYCCFSLALQTLTHLFPHAPLGCQLRLTDGEDSSCNLMTTDMVISGNKRATDAVRKILGCSCAQDGYLLSMVVLIVLKVLAWYAAAAGTQCTSTAAGGETNSGSCSNSPATVSSGCLTEERVLHLPSMMGEDCVDEEDQPRVAAQLVLSELHRVQSLVNLLAKRLQEGGDDAAGIPAHHPASPFSLLGFSGLEANLRHRLRAVSSDIIDYLHRE, from the coding sequence ATGGTTGACCATATCTCCCCCCGGGCATCTCCCGGACCGATCCGTTCCTCCCAGACTCGCCGCGCCCGAAAGCTCCGGGATAGCTGTACGAGTTGTGCCAGCTCAAAAGTGCGATGCACCAAGGAGAAACCGGCCTGTGCTCGGTGTATCGAACGTGGTCTTGCCTGTCAATACATGGTCTCCAAGCGGATGGGCCGCAATCCGCGCGCTCCCAGTCCCCTTGATTCAACTCGGCGACCATCAGAGAGTCTTCCTTCAGCCAGGTCGGAACAGGGACTTCCGGCGCATAACACGTACTCAACGCCTCATGCTCATACGCAGGCCCACACTCATGCTCATTCTCATCCGCAACCGCATCCacaatctcatcctcaaTCGAATCAACCACCACACGCTCTGCCCACCCCCAATGGTAGCAGTAGCGTCTCCGCCATCTTTTCTCATCAGAGTCCGCCGCCACCCGTGGAGACCCAGGGCCTTGGAGGAGATCTGGCTGGTCAGGAGCAAAGCACCCTGTCTTCCCTAACAGTCGATTCGGAATTCGGGGGCTCTTTGCAGTCAATGGAACACGGAAACCATGTCGATTTCTTGGCCGAGTCGACGGGGAGTCTTTTCGACGCGTTTTTGGAAGTAGGGACCCCCATGATCGACCCGTTCCTCGAGTCGGCCCCACTACCACCGTTTCAGGCGCGCTATTGCTGCTTTTCGCTAGCACTACAAACACTGACCCACCTCTTCCCCCACGCCCCGCTGGGCTGTCAACTACGGCTGACGGACGGTGAGGACAGTTCGTGCAACCTGATGACGACTGATATGGTCATCTCGGGGAACAAGAGGGCTACCGATGCGGTCCGGAAGATCCTCGGGTGTTCGTGCGCGCAGGATGGCTACTTGCTGAGCATGGTCGTCCTTATCGTTCTCAAGGTGCTGGCATGGTATGCTGCGGCAGCAGGCACCCAGTGTACCTCAACGGCGGCGGGTGGAGAAACCAACAGTGGCAGCTGTAGCAACAGTCCCGCCACCGTGTCCAGTGGCTGTCTGACGGAAGAGCGCGTGCTGCACCTCCCTAGTATGATGGGCGAGGATTGtgtggatgaggaagaccagcCGCGAGTGGCGGCACAGCTTGTTCTGAGTGAACTGCACCGAGTCCAGTCGCTGGTGAACCTATTGGCCAAGCGCCTGCAAGAAGGTGGAGACGATGCAGCAGGGATACCGGCGCACCATCCAGCGTCCCCTTTCTCACTACTCGGGTTTAGTGGCCTCGAAGCAAATCTCCGCCACCGCTTGCGCGCCGTGTCCTCCGACATTATTGATTACCTGCATcgagaatga
- the aflJ gene encoding aflJ/ estA/ esterase: METPFAAPWHQFVEDLGQTPCLPGKDLDSILAGWGQLAGTLATRYGFPPPDESVTTEDVQLDGLWLRCYTPPNATGQEPVGLYFHGGGWVMGGVNEEDGFCRVISRQCQMRLVSVEYRKAPETRYPGALNDGVSAALWALSRYENQPLILMGTSAGGNLAFGTALRLIDQDMADKVSGVVALAPITVHPDAVPEHLKEQYTAYEENAELTVNSRAAMQVFFDCYKAPVDDVYTSCLLHPRLLALPKVYIAELGLDTLRDDARLMKGALDTAKVPVMYDAYPGYPHCSFMFPFKSLGEHQRTFFGGVAKAVRWMS; this comes from the exons ATGGAAACCCCTTTTGCCGCTCCGTGGCACCAG TTCGTCGAGGATTTGGGGCAAACCCCGTGTCTCCCAGGAAAGGATTTAGACAGCATTCTGGCCGGTTGGGGCCAGCTGGCTGGTACATTAGCTACGCGCTACGGGTTCCCTCCGCCCGATGAGAGCGTGACGACCGAGGATGTCCAGTTGGATGGACTGTGGCTGCGTTGCTACACTCCCCCTAACGCGACGGGTCAGGAACCAGTGGGCCTCTACTTTCACGGGGGAGGCTGGGTGATGGGAGGAgtcaatgaagaagatggtttCTGCCGCGTGATCAGTCGTCAATGCCAGATGCGCCTGGTCAGCGTGGAATACCGCAAGGCTCCTGAGACTCGCTATCCTGGCGCGTTGAACGACGGCGTTAGCGCTGCCCTCTGGGCACTATCGCGCTATGAGAACCAACCGCTCATCCTGATGGGCACGTCCGCCGGCGGGAATCTGGCCTTTGGCACGGCCTTGCGACTGATCGACCAAGACATGGCGGATAAAGTCAGCGGCGTGGTGGCGTTGGCGCCCATCACCGTGCACCCGGATGCAGTTCCAGAACATTTGAAGGAGCAGTACACGGCGTATGAGGAGAATGCGGAGTTGACGGTCAACTCGCGGGCTGCCATGCAGGTGTTTTTTGATTGTTACAAGGCGCCGGTGGACGACGTCTACACCTCTTGTCTTCTGCACCCGAGGTTGCTTGCTCTACCAAAGGTTTATATTGCTGAGCTGGGGCTGGACACGCTACGAGATGATGCCAGGTTGATGAAGGGGGCGTTAGACACTGCTAAGGTGCCGGTCATGTACGATGCCTATCCGGGATATCCCCATTGCTCGTTCATGTTTCCTTTTAAATCTCTAGGAGAGCATCAGAGGACTTTCTTCGGGGGAGTAGCTAAGGCAGTACGGTGGATGTCATAG
- the aflN gene encoding aflN/ verA/ monooxygenase — translation MYLSLLIALGVVSFIRFLTAFYQARQEVWKLQRANLPMPEFKLLAGHFGTLKKTIQGMPSDATLHSIMLKISKQFQSGIFYINMWPFSGTWMIVSTPSAATQIQKLNLTKPAILRQPLETVTGGPSMMTMHGETWKKWRALFNPGFNPAYIIGLAPNITDEVATFCAQLRKKAQQGEVFPLESLTTRLTVDSICSVVLDTQLHHQIKDHPLATALQRQINWTSFGTTFNPLKRYFTIRPLVLWYNNKVMDRIIGGEVDRAYRTPPDHPSKSVISLALREYLQEQASSNSTRSLAEFKRLVAPQLRVFLFAGRNTTSSTLIYTYYLLAQHPEVLAKIRAEHEDVLGADPAEAQGRIKEDVQLLNKLPYTTAVIKETLRLFPPSASMREGRPDAEIIGADGQRYPTMGCNVWTLTVALHHNSDHWNQVESFIPERWLVGPEDPLYPVKGAWRAFEFGPRSCIGQTLAMLELRIALAMTIRQFDITPAYDEWDSIHPAPTAKEVNGHRAYQAERGAGGAHPADGFPCRVKERF, via the exons ATGTACCTTTCGCTCCTCATAGCCCTGGGCGTAGTTTCTTTCATCCGTTTCCTGACGGCGTTCTACCAGGCTCGCCAGGAAGTATGGAAGCTGCAAAGAGCAAACCTT CCTATGCCAGAGTTCAAGCTTCTGGCCGGACACTTTGGGACCCTTAAGAAAACCATCCAAGGGATGCCATCAGACGCGACACTTCATAGTATCATGCTGAAGATCTCCAAGCAATTCCAGTCCGgcattttctatattaatatgtGGCCCTTTAGCGGGACCTGGATGATTGTTTCAACTCCCTCAGCAGCCACCCAAATACAAAAGTTGAATTTAACCAAACCGGCCATCCTGCGTCAGCCCCTGGAGACGGTGACAGGTGGACCCAGCATGATGACCATGCATGGCGAGACTTGGAAGAAGTGGCGGGCGCTGTTCAATCCAGGCTTTAATCCAGCCTACATTATTGGCCTGGCGCCAAATATCACCGATGAAGTGGCCACCTTCTGCGCCCAATTGCGCAAAAAGGCGCAGCAAGGCGAGGTGTTTCCTCTCGAGTCGCTCACCACCCGATTAACGGTGGATTCTATTTGCTCCGTAGTGCT AGACACTCAACTGCACCACCAAATCAAGGATCACCCACTTGCCACAGCCCTGCAGCGGCAGATCAATTGGACCTCGTTTGGTACAACGTTTAACCCCCTCAAGCGTTATTTCACCATTAGGCCGTTGGTACTATGGTATAATAATAAGGTTATGGACCGAATTATCGGTGGTGAAGTGGATCGTGCCTACCGCACTCCACCGGATCATCCCTCCAAATCTGTGATTTCGCTAGCTCTACGAGAATATCTCCAGGAGCAAGCCAGTAGCAACAGCACTCGGTCCCTTGCGGAATTCAAGCGACTGGTGGCTCCTCAGCTGCgcgtttttcttttcgccgGCCGCAACACCACAAGTAGCACTCTGATATACACCTACTACCTACTCGCTCAGCACCCCGAGGTCCTGGCGAAGATACGTGCTGAACATGAAGACGTGCTGGGTGCGGATCCAGCAGAAGCTCAGGGCCGTATCAAGGAAGATGTTCAATTACTAAATAAGCTTCCCTACACAACGGCCGTGATAAAAGAAACGTTGCGGCTCTTCCCTCCATCAGCATCAATGCGGGAGGGCCGGCCTGACGCTGAAATCATTGGGGCAGACGGTCAACGATATCCCACGATGGGGTGCAACGTCTGGACGCTCACGGTGGCTCTCCACCATAACAGTGACCACTGGAACCAAGTGGAAAGCTTCATTCCTGAGCGATGGCTAGTGGGGCCCGAGGATCCCTTATATCCGGTTAAAGGGGCCTGGAGAGCGTTTGAATTTGGGCCACGGAGCTGTATTGGCCAGACATTGGCGATGTTGGAGCTTAGGATTGCCCTGGCCATGACTATCCGTCAGTTCGATATTACGCCAGCATACGATGAGTGGGACAGCATTCACCCGGCCCCTACTGCCAAAGAAGTCAATGGGCATCGTGCCTACCAGGCGGAGAGAGGCGCTGGGGGGGCTCACCCTGCCGACGGGTTTCCATGTCGTGTCAAGGAACGATTCTGA